The DNA window TAGCGGGTCGATCACCGGCACTCCGCGCCCGTGGCGGTTCGAGGTGCACCGCGACGGTGGCGGGTGGCGCGTGTGGGCCGTCGACCCGCATCCGTGGTGCGGTGGGCACGTCCGCGCCAGCGCCTGCCAGCAGCCGTAGAGCCAACCTAGCCTCATCAGGAGCCCGCGCGCTGCCGGTCGGAGCCAGCCCGTTGAGCGGGGCGAAGACCGGCCAGCCGAACGAAGATCTCCCGCTTGTCCACCGCAGTGCCGCGGCTGTCGAGGACGTATCCGGTCAGCCAGGCCCACCCTTGATAGGTGGGCTTGGGACACACCGAGATGACCCGAAACAGGAAACGCTGGCTCACGAACTGCACCGACGCCTCCCGAGTGATCCACAGCTCTTGACCGGGCGCCGGGGGCCGAAGTTCTGTCATGGTGCCGCGTCTCCTCACCGCCTAGCCCTGCCCTGCCCGGCTAGGTCCGGGGAGCCCAGCCGGGCAGGGAGTACCGCCGCACCGGGGCGGGTTCGGGTCCTCCACGGCCAGCACAGCGGGATAACCGCACCGTACCCACGCTGGTCTACATACGTCTAGGTACGTAGAAGGATGAGGCTGATCGTGTCGAGACTTCTACCGTCAAGTGGTGGAGTTCGACCCGGATGCCAGCATCGAGCACGGCGCGCCCCTGCCGCCCTACCGCCAACTGGCGGGCATCCTCGCTGCCCGGATCGGACGCGGTGACTGGCAGCCGAACCGGTCGATCCCGTCAGAGTTGCGTCTCGTTCAGGAGTACGGGGTGGCCCGCGCTACGGTGCGGCGTGCCGTCGCCGTATTGGTGGATCAGGGCGTGCTGTTTGTGGTGCCGCAGCGCGGAACATTCGTGAAGCCGTAGAGGGATAGCCCTCGATGCCTGCTCAAGATCATCGGGCACAGATCCGGCACAACTGAGACCGAAAACCCGTGTAAAACGTCGAAAGACGCTGAGTGCTCCGACCCTGGTCGGAGGCCAGATCTGCCCGATTCCGGATGATCTTTACCCGGCCTGTGGCATTAGGGGTTCAAGTCCCCTGGGCTCCACCATCCAAGCTCCCTACCTGCGGTTTTTCATCGCGCTTGATCGACTAGTACAACGTCAGTACAAATCAGTTCTGATCTTGGCCTAGCGCGGACCGTAGGACGCCCCCGACGATGCCACGGGGCCGGTCCCGCTTCGGCCACCAGTGCACGTACGTCTCCAGCGTGATCCGCAGCGTCTTGTGCCGGAGCATCGACGGCAGAATGTCCAGTATGGAATTTACCGTCGACGTCCAGCATCCGTACCGCCTGTGGGCACGCGCCGTCGGCCCCGTCGACGCCCCGCCGCTGCTTCTCGTGATGGGGGCGAACGCCAGCGGACTGACCTGGCCGACGGCCCTGGTCGACCGGCTCGCCGCCCGGCACCGGGTCATCGTCTACGACCACCGGGACGCCGGCCGTTCCACCTGGGCGTTCGACGAGCATCCGTACGACGTCAAGGACCTGGCCGAGGACGCGGTCGCGGTGCTCGACGCGGCCGGTGTGGCGCGGGCCCACGTGGTCGGCATGTCTCTGGGCGGGATCCTGGTCCAGTTGCTCGCCCTCGACCATCCCGACCGGCTGCTCACCGCGACCGCGTTCTGCACCGCCGCGCTCGGCACCGCCTGGGGAGACGGTTCCGCCCTTCCCGACCCCGATCCCCGGCTGCTGGAACTCTGGACCTGCCTGGCCGACGAGCGGGACCGCGAGGCGGAACTGGACTTCCGGGTGGAGCACTGGCGGATCCTCAACGGCGACGTGCTTCCCTTCGACGCGGCGTACTTCCGCGCGATGGAGGAAGCCTGCATGGACCACGCCGGGACGCACCGCAACCCGGCCGCGCACGCCCGCGCCGGCCTGGACGGGCTGGAGCGGGGCGCGGAGTTGGCCGGGATACGCGTGCCGTTCCTGGTCGTCGAGGCCCCGGAGGATCCCATCAACCCGCCGCCCCACGCCCCCCACCTGGCCGGACTGATCCCGTCGTCGCGGCTGGTCACCATCCCGGGGATGGGACACGCCCTGACCGCGGAGGTGCTGGAGCCGCTGGCCGGGGCGGTGCTGGAGCACACGGCCGGCGGCGGTGCGAGTGCGGGGCGGCGGTAACCGGAAATCAACGTCCCCCGACGGAAGCGCGACGGACCCCCGACAGGGCCGACCGGGCCGCACGTTAGCGTCGGGGTGTGAGCACCGGAAATCCGCGCGTCCTGCCCGTCGACGGCGGCATCGCCGAAGCCGCCTCCGTCCTGCGCGCCGGGGGGCTCGTCGCGTTCCCCACCGAGACCGTCTACGGGCTGGGCGCCAACGCCCTGGACGCCCGCGCGGCGGCCCGGATCTTCGAGGCCAAGCAGCGGCCGAGCTTCGACCCGCTGATCACGCACCTGGCCGACGCGGCCGACCTGACGCCCCTGGTGGGGGCGGTGCCGCCGGCGGTGGCCGAGCTGGCCGCGCGGTTCTGGCCGGGGCCGCTCACGTTGATCGTGGACCGTCCCGCCGCGATTCCGCCGATCGTCACCTCGGGGCTGGAGACGATGGCCGTGCGGGTGCCGGACGAGCCGTCCGCGCGGGCGCTGATCGCCGCGGCCGGGGTGCCGGTGGCGGCGCCCAGCGCCAACCGGTTCGGTCAGTTGAGTCCCACCCGCGCCGAGCACGTGGTGGCCGGGCTGGGTGCGGCGGTCGACGTGGTGCTCGACGGCGGGCCGACCCGGTGTGGCATCGAGTCGACGATCGTCGACGCCAGGGAGGGGCAGCCGGTGGTGCTCCGGCTGGGCGCGCTGCCCGTGGAGGCCCTGGTCGAGGCGGTCGGCCCGGTGACCGTACGCCCGGGCAGCTCGGGCCAGCCGGTGGCGCCCGGCACGCTGGCGGCGCACTACGCCCCGCGTACGCCGCTGCGGGTCGTCGCGGGGGCGGAGTCGGCGGCCGGCGGCGGCGGCCGACGGGGTCTGCTGGCCTTCCGGGAGCGGCCGGTGGGTGGTGCCTGGGCGGCGGTCGAGGTGCTCTCGCCCGAGGGCGACCTGACGGTGGCCGCCGCCCGGCTGTTCGACGCCCTGCACCGGCTGGACGCGGCCGGGGTGACCGAGATCGTGGCCGAGCGGGTCCCGGACGTCGGGGTGGGGCGGGCCGTGAACGACCGGCTGGGCCGGGCGGCCGCCACCTGGCACCAGGACTGACTGTGCGCGGGCGAGCCGCCGGGGCGCCGCTGGCGCCAGGGGCGACGACCGGGCGGAGCGCAGCGCATGGGACGCCGGGGTCGGGGTAGGAGGAACGGCGACAACTCTCCCGGAAGTGAGGTGTGCTGCCGATGCCGACCGCGCGCGACATCATGACGAGTGACGTGGCCTGCGTACGCGAACAGGACGACCTGCGGACCGCCGCCCGGCAGATGGCCCGGCTGGGAGTCGGCTCGCTGCCGATCTGCGGCGACGACAACCGGCTCAAGGGCGGGCGGTGGGACACGGGCGCGCGCACCTCACGGCAGGAGGCGCGCGCCCGACCGTGTTCCGGGCGTCAGGGGTGGCGGCGTACGTGGACCTCGGCGGGCGGGTTGAGGCGGTCGATGTCGCCCACCACCGGCGGGGCGAGGGCAACCGTCTCGCCCCGGGCGATGGCGCGCACCCGGTCGCCGAACCCGCGCCGCCGGATCTCGGCCAGGAAGTGGCCCAGCGGGGACCGGAACACCGGGTAGTCGTCGTAGTGGATCGGCAGGGTCAGCCGGGGCCGGATCAGCTCGGTCAGGTCGGCGCCCTGGCGGGCGTCCATGGTGAGCAGGATGCCGGCGATCCTGGTGCCGCCGAGATGGACCAGCATGGCGTCGATGTCCGGGTAGCGCCGCGGGATCTCGGCGAGCATCGGCCGGTTGAGGGTGTCCCCCGTGACGTACAGCCGGAACCCCGGGCAGCCCGGCCGCTCCAGGTCGATCATCGTGCCCATCACGTCCGGCAGCAGCCAGTCGATGATGCCGGGCCCGTGCCGGCCGGGCATCGAGGTCAGGCGCAGGGTCTCGCCGTCGCGGCGCATCTCCCGCGTACGCCAGGTGGGCAGCCCCTCCGCCGCCCGGAACCCCCAGCGGCGCAGCTTCCGCTCGGCCGAGGGGGTGGTGACGATGGGCAGTTCCCGGTCGAGTTCCCGCCTGGCCACCCGGTCGAAGTGGTCGCCGTGCAGGTGGGAAAGGACCACCGCGTCCAGGGCCGGCAGCTGGGCGATCCCCAGCGCCGGGTCGGTGCGGCGGCGCGACCACAGCCCCTTGCCCAGGTACGCCCGCTGCCCCCGGTGCAGGAAGTTCGGGTCGGTGAGCAGGGTGAACCCGCCGAGCCGCAGCACGGTGGTGGCGGTGCCGATGAACGTGACACTGGGCTGCTCCGTCAACTTTCCACCTCCGGGTGAGGCGTTACCCGGGATCAGCCGGGGCATGCGGCGGGCCGGGAGGGGCTGTCCCCGTACCGTCGGCAGGGCCGCTGCCGGACTGGGGCAGGCGTTCGAGGAGGCGGGTGAGGGCGCCGTTGGCGAACGTGGCGCCGAGCGCCGACCCCGTGGCGATGCCCCAGCCGACCGGCCCGAGCGGGGTGCAGCCGAAGAACTGGCTGACCCCCGGGGTCTGCACCACGGCGACCAGCACCCCGATCGACGCGGCCGTGGAGGCGAGCACGGCCGGACTGGTCCCGCCGGCCAGGACGGTCTGCCCGAGCTGGGTGCCGACCAGCGAGGCGAGCGCGATGGTGCCGGCCCGGCGCGGCGTGCCGCCGGTGTACCGGGCGAGCGTCCAGCCCGCCGTCGCGCCCAGCGTGGTGGACGCCGCCCGCAGCCCGATCTCCCGAATGAGCGTCTCGCCGAGCGAGGTGTCCGGGCCCTCCCGCAGCAGGTGGTCCGCGTGGTCGGAGGCGGGCGGCCGGACCGCGATGGCCAGCGCCGGCGCGAGGTCGGTGAGCAGGTTGACCAGGAGCAGCTGCCGCCCGGTGAGCGCGGACCGGCCGGTGGCGGCGGCGCTCAGCACGCTGAACGCGATCTCGCCGAGGTTGCCGCCGACCAGGATGCTCAGTGCGTGCCGGACCGACGACCACATGGCCCGCCCCTCGACGAGCGTGGCGATGATGGTCTCCAGCCGGTCGTCGGTCACCACCAGGTCGGCGGCGGCGCGGGCGGCCGGGGTGCCCCGCTGGCCGAGGGCGATGCCGACGTCGGCCAGCCGGATCGCCGGGGCGTCGTTCGCCCCGTCCCCGGTCATCGCCACCGTGCGGCCGACCTTCTGCAACGCCTGGATGATCCGGACCTTGTGCGCCGGGGTGCAGCGGGCCACCACGTCGGTACGGGCCAGCCGCTCGGCCAGCGCGTCGTCGTCGAGGCGGTCCAGCTCGGTGGCGGTGACCACCCGCTGGCCGTCGTCGGGGCTGATGGTGGCGGCGATCGCCTCGGCCGTCGCCGGGTGGTCACCGGTGATCATGATGGTGTGCACGCCGGCCTGCCGGATCCGGCGGACGGCGGGCGCGGCCGACTGCCGTACGCCGTCGGCGAGCGCGAGGAGGCCGACGAAGACCAGCCCGTCGACCTCGTCGTCGGTCACCGCCTCCCCGCCGACCGGGCGCTCGGCGACGGCCAGGATGCGGTGCCCGGCCCCCGCCCGGTCGGCGAGCATCCGGTGCAGCTCGTCGCGGCCGGCGTCGTCCAGCGGCTCGTCGCCGCCGTCGACCCGCCGCCGGGCGGCGCAGCGCGGCACCACCGTCTCCGGCGCGCCCTTGACGCTGAGCAGCAGTCCGTCCCTGGTCCGCCCGATGGTGGCGTGGTAGCCCCGGGACGGCTCGAACGGCAGGCCGCCCACCGCCCGCCACCCGTCCGCACCCGCCTGCTCGTCGACCCCGGCGGCCAGCGCGCCCCGCCGGACCGCCCGGTCCGTGTGCTGCGGCAGCTCGTCCGGGTCGTCCGCCTCGGGGGTGGCGCGCAGCGCGGCGGCGAGGGTCAGCCGAGGCGACCCGTGCAGCTCTTCCGGCCCGGTGCAGCGGGTGCCGGTGGCGTCGCCGACGCCGGCGAGCCGGAGCTGTCCCTCGGTGAGGGTGCCGGTCTTGTCGAAGCAGAGCACGTCCACCCGGCCCAGCGCCTCGATGGTGCGCGGGTTGCGGACCAGCGCGCCGTGCTCGGCCAGCCGCCGGGCGGCCGCGAGCTGGGCGGCGCTGACCAGGAACGGCAACCCCTCCGGCACGGACGCCACGGCCAGGTTCGCGGCCGTCGCGGCCGTCTCCGACAGCGGTACGCCGCGCAGCAGCCCCGCCCCGGCGACCGCCACGGCCGACCCGGCCGCCAGCGGGATCGCGGCGTTTGTCAGCCTGCCGAGTCGGGCTTCCACGCCGCCGGCCGGGGGCGCCTGCCGGGCCATGGCCAGGCTGCGGCCGGCCTCGGTCTGGGCGCCGGTGGCCACCACCACGGCGGTGCCGTGGCCGGCGGCGATCGTGGTGCCCTCGTACACCATGGAGTGCCGGTCGGCGACGGCGGCGGCGACCACCGGCTCGCTGTTCTTGCCGACCGGCAGCGACTCGCCGGTCAGCGACGACTCGTCCGCCTCCAGCCCGTCCGCGGTGAGTACGCGGCAGTCCGCCGGTACGGCGTCCCCCGGGCCGAGCACGACCACGTCCCCCGGCACCAGGTCCTCGGCGGCCACGGTTCGCTCCTGCCCGTCCCGCCGGACCAGGGCGGTGACCGCCGAGCGGGACAGCAGCTCGGCCAGCGACCGTTCGGTGTTGCGCTGGTGCACCGCCCCGACCAGCGCCGATCCGGTGACCACCCCGCCGACGAGGGCCGCGTCGACGAGCGAGCCGAAGCTCGCGGAGAGCACCGCCCCGGCGGCGAGCACCGGCGTGAGCGGGTTGGCCAGCTCGTCGAGGAACGCGCGCAGCAGGCCGGCGGGGCCGGGCGCGGCCGCAGCGTCACCGCCGTGGCGGCGTTCCGCCTCGGCGGAGCTGAGCCCGTCCGGGTCCGAGCCGAGCTGGCTGAGCACCGCGTCGGCCGGCATCAGGTGCCACGCGGTGACGGCCGGCGCCGGGCCCTCCGCGTGGTCGGACAGCCGGCCCGCGCGCCACACCCCGTGCAGGAAGGACAGGGCCGCGGCGCCGTTGACCGCGGCCAGCGTCCGCCCCGGCAGCAGGTGCGGGGGCGAGATGAACGCGTTCAGCGCGCCGAGCCCCGTCCCCGCCATCGACAGCCGGATGTTCTGGGCGGTCATCCGGCGGGCCACCCCGGCCGCCTCGATGATCAGCGCGGGGATCCGCAGGTCGGCGCCGACGAGCAGGTGGGCGCCCCAGGGCGGCAGGTCCTCCGGGTCGGCCAGCCCCAGCCCGCAGTCGGATGCGCCGAGCGCCGCCCGGTCGGCGGAGAGCAGCATCACGACGCCACCCTCGCGCTGCAACTGCCGTACGGTCTCGGCGAGCCGGGGGCCGCCGGGCAGCACCGCGTCGGCGAAGCCGTATCGGCCGTCGTCGTCCCCGGCCACGACCAGGCGCAGGCCGGCGCGCCGGGCTGCGGCCGGCAGGGCGTCGACCCCGGGGGCGGGCTCCGGCGCCACCCGGAGCAGGGCGACCAGGGTGTCGTCCTCGGCGAGGCCGAGCAGCGGGCCGTCGCCCGCGCGCAGCCGCCGGCTGTCCGGGGTGTCGCCCGGGTCGGCGGCGTCGATCTCGTCCAGCGGGCCGAGCTGCCACCCGTCGGCCCGGTGCATCCGGTCCGGCGCGTCCGGGTCGAACAGCGCGAAGGCGCGGGCCGCCACCTGCCCGGTGTCCGCCCCGGCCAGCGGGGCCAGGTCGGCGAGCACGTCCCGTTCGGAGCCGAGGACCGCCGCGTCCAGCACCACCGTGTCGATCCGGTCCAGCTCGCGCAGCACCCGGCGGTCCATGGCGATGACGCCGCGCCGGGCGAGCATCCGGCCGAGCTGGGCGGCGTATCCCTCGCGGCCGCTGCCGGGGGCCTTGGGCAGGCTGGACAGCGCCACGGAGGCGGCGCGTTTCGGGCCGACCACGGGGATGGCCGCCGCGCCGGCCGCCGCGCCGGCCGGCAGGATCCGGGTGGCGTACCGTTCGACCGGGCCGTCCGGCTTCGGGACCACGCGGGTGGCCGTCGGGGCGCGGGCGACGGCGCGCTCCGGGTCGCCGGTGAGCCGGGGCTCGGCCTTCGCCCAGGCGGCGAGCTGGGCGCGCGCCTCGCCCCACTGCACGACGCGTTGCGCGCCGTCGAGCACGATGCCGGCCCAGCCGCCGGTCAGGCCCTGCACGACCGCCTCGGCGAGGGGGAACAGCACGTCGGCGCGGGGGTCGGCGCGCAGCCCGCGGTCGGCCAGGGCGTGCAGCTTCGGGTGCAGGTCGACGGCGCCGAGCAGCCCGGCCACCTCTCCGGGCACGGGGGTCAACGGCAGGATCCGCATTGCCGCGGAGATGGTCAGGCCGAGCGCGTCCGAGGCGAGCCCGCCGAGGGTACGCGGCGTGCGGGGGCCCTCCTCGGGCGGGTGCGGGGGCGGGATCTCCGGGTTCGGCTCGTGTTCGCAGGTCTGCTCGGTCCGGGCGACGGTGGCGATCAGGTCGCGCAGCCTCGGCTCCGGCGGCTCGACGGCCACCACCACGCGGCCGGAGGGGGCGTTCACCCGGGCCCAGGCGACGCCGGGCAGCCGCTCCAGCGCCGCCTCCACCTGCCGGGCCAGTTGGTCCCCGCCCTGCTGGCAGACGCCGTGCACCTCGATGTGGTGCCGCCCGTCCCGGGACCAGACCCGGCGCTTGGCCAGCCCGGACGCGCGGGCCAGCCGGGTGGCGGTCGAGCCGACGGTACGGGACGCGTCCCCGACGAGGTGCGGTACGGCTCGGGACACCTCGCCGACCAGGTGCGGCACCGCCACCGACAGCAGGCGGCCGGGCAGCCGGCCCAGCAGGCTCATCGAGCGGTACGGCCGGAGCATCGCCGGCCGGGCTTCCCGGTGCCGTTGCTCCCGCCGTACGCCATCTCGCCTCCCACGCTCGGTTCCGGCGGCCTGCCTTCCCGGCCGGGCGTCCGTTATGCCCCCTGTCCAGGGGGAAGTTTCCGTCGACCGTGGGGCATGGACGGGGCCGGCGGTGGAACCCGGACGAGGTCATCACCAGCGCGGACGAACCGGGGAGGCCGGGATGAGTGCGATCACGCGAAACCTCAGCGGCGCGCGCGAGATGGTCGAGACGTACTGCCGCCGGGTCGAGGTGCCGGTGCTGGGCGAGGTGGCCGTGCCCCCGCCCGACAAGGTCGCCTACTACGCCGGGCTCGGGGTGCTCGCCGCAGTCGGGGTCATCGAGTGGCCGATGGCGCTGGTCATCACCGCTGGCCACCTGCTCGCCGACCAGCATCTCTCCGGGCTGGCCAAGGGGCTCGGGCAGGCGCTGCAGTCGGCCTGACGGCCGCACTCGGGCCGACATCCGTTCAGCTTCGGGAGTTGACCTCAATCCAGGTTGAGGTCGCATGCTGGACGGTATGCCGTTCGAACTGCTGAGGCGCGAGGCGAGCCGGGAGCCGGGGCCCGACGACGGGCGCCGCCGTCGGGGCGTCCCCGGTCCGGGTCCGGCCCGGGTGTTCCGTACGGCCGGTCGCCGGTGACCGCCGCCGTCGCGCCCCCGGCCGCGCCCGAGCACCTGTTCGCGCCGCGCCTGCGGGCCATGACGGTCGGCGTGGTGGCCCTGGTCTCGCTGCTGGCCTTCGAGGCGCTGGCGGTCGGCACCGCGATGCCCACCGTCGCCCGCGGTCTCGACGGGCTGTCGCTGTACGGGCTCGCCTTCGGCGGGGCGTTCGCGTCCGGCGTGCTCGCCATGGTGGTCTCCGGGATCTGGTGCGACGTGCGCGGCCCCCGGCCGCCGGTGTGGCACGGGGTGGGCTGGTTCGTGCTCGGGCTGGTCCTCGCCGGGACGGCGTCGACGATGGGCATGCTCGTGCTCGGCCGGGTGGTCCAGGGGTTCGGTTCGGGCCTGCTCTCGGTGGCGCTGTACGTGGTGGTGGCTCGGGTTTACCCGGAGGCGCTGCACCGCCGGATCTTCGCCGCCTTCGCGGCGGCGTGGGTCGTACCGTCGCTGGTCGGTCCCGCGCTGGCCGGGCTGATCGTCGAGCATTTCGGCTGGCGCTGGGTCTTCCTGGCGGTGCCGGCGCTGACGGTTCCGGCGGTGCTGCTGATCCAGCCCGGGCTGCGGACCGTCGACCCGCCCGTCGGAGTTCGGCTGCCGGCGGGCGCGGCGGCCCGGATCGGCTGGGCCTGCGGGGCGGCGGCGAGCGCCGCACTGCTGCACTACGGGGGGCAGCAGCGCGGCGCCCTCGCGGTGGGCCTGGTCGGGGTGGCCCTGGCCGGACTGCTCAGTTCCGCCCCGCGCCTGCTGCCGGCCGGGTTCCTGCGCGCCGGCCGGGGCCTGCCGACGGTGGTCGGGCTGCGCGGCCTGGCGTCCGCCGCGTTCGCCGGCGCGGAGGTGGTGATTCCGCTGATGCTCTCCCGGGAACGGGGACTCTCGCCGACCGCCGCGGGGATGGTGCTCACCGTCGGCGCGCTCTCCTGGGCGGCCGGCTCGTGGCTCCAGGGCCGGCTGCCCGCGCCCGGCTCCGCCCCGAGGGACGGCCGGCGTTGGCCGCCCGCGCCCCGCTCGGCCGCGACGCTGGTGCGCGCCGGGCTGGCCTGCGTCGCCGCCGGGACCGTCGTGGTGGCTTTCGTGGTACGGCCGGAGGTGCCGGTGCCCGTCGGGGTGCTCGGCTGGGCGGTCGCCGGGTTCGGCATGGGGATGCTCTATCCGTCGCTGTCGACGCTCACCCTGGAGCTGTCCGCCCCCGGCGAGCAGGGGCGCAACAGCTCCTCCCTGCAACTGTGCGACTCGCTGTTCGCCGCGACCGTGCTGGCGCTGGTCGGCGCGGTGCTCGCGATCGGGTCGGCCCCCGGGCCGGGTAGCTATACCGTGACCCTGGTGCTGGCGGCCGGCCTGGCCGCGGTCGGCGTGCTGCTCTCCGGCCGGGTGCTCCCGGCCCGCGTCGGCGCCGGCGTCGCCTGACGCCGATGGTCCACGCGGGCGGGCGACACGTACGGGGGAACCGGCCGGAAGTGAGAAGTTTCCCCGTTCATGTTCGGCCTACGGTGACGCCATGTTGGTCTTCGTCACCGCCGTCATCCTGTACGTATTCGGTTTCGTCTTCCTCTACGGGGTGATCCGGATCGCCGTCCGGCACGCCTGCGAGGATCTGGAGATCCGCCGCGCCCAGATGCTGCACGACGAGCGGGCCGCCTCCACCGACGACCGGACGTTCGTCCGGGCGAACCCGTTCGTCACCAACGGCTGACCCGACCGCTGGACACCCGGGGGGCTCGGGCCGGTGGCCTACCTGCGCGGGTGCGAGGATCGCACCCGTGATGGGGACGCTGAAGACCGAGCCCGCCCGGACCCGACCCGACCTGCTGGCGCCCCCGGTCGCCGCCGCGATCGGGCGGTGGCCCGCCGACGCGCCCGTGGACGTCGACGACGTGCTCGTCGCGCCGATCGACGCGGAGCTGGCCGACACCGCCGCGTTCTGCGCCGCGTACGACGTGGGGCTCGACGTGTCGGCGAACTGCGTGGTGGTCGCCGGCAGGCGGGAGGGCGAGATCCGGTACGCGGCCTGCGTCGTGCTCGCCACCACGCGGGCCGACGTGAACGGGGTGGCCCGCCGGACGTTGGACGTCCGCAAGGCGAGCTTCGCCCCGATGGCCGACGCGGTCGAGTTGACCGGCATGGAGTACGGCGGGATCACGCCGATCGGGCTGCCGGAGGACTGGCCGATCCTGGTCGACGCGCGGGTGATCGCCACCCCGTACGTGATCGTCGGCTCCGGCGTACGGCACAGCAAGATCACCCTGCCCGGCCCGGCGCTCGGCGCTCTTCCCGGCGCC is part of the Micromonospora olivasterospora genome and encodes:
- a CDS encoding alpha/beta fold hydrolase codes for the protein MEFTVDVQHPYRLWARAVGPVDAPPLLLVMGANASGLTWPTALVDRLAARHRVIVYDHRDAGRSTWAFDEHPYDVKDLAEDAVAVLDAAGVARAHVVGMSLGGILVQLLALDHPDRLLTATAFCTAALGTAWGDGSALPDPDPRLLELWTCLADERDREAELDFRVEHWRILNGDVLPFDAAYFRAMEEACMDHAGTHRNPAAHARAGLDGLERGAELAGIRVPFLVVEAPEDPINPPPHAPHLAGLIPSSRLVTIPGMGHALTAEVLEPLAGAVLEHTAGGGASAGRR
- a CDS encoding YbaK/EbsC family protein, which codes for MGTLKTEPARTRPDLLAPPVAAAIGRWPADAPVDVDDVLVAPIDAELADTAAFCAAYDVGLDVSANCVVVAGRREGEIRYAACVVLATTRADVNGVARRTLDVRKASFAPMADAVELTGMEYGGITPIGLPEDWPILVDARVIATPYVIVGSGVRHSKITLPGPALGALPGARVVEGLARPA
- a CDS encoding MFS transporter, translating into MTAAVAPPAAPEHLFAPRLRAMTVGVVALVSLLAFEALAVGTAMPTVARGLDGLSLYGLAFGGAFASGVLAMVVSGIWCDVRGPRPPVWHGVGWFVLGLVLAGTASTMGMLVLGRVVQGFGSGLLSVALYVVVARVYPEALHRRIFAAFAAAWVVPSLVGPALAGLIVEHFGWRWVFLAVPALTVPAVLLIQPGLRTVDPPVGVRLPAGAAARIGWACGAAASAALLHYGGQQRGALAVGLVGVALAGLLSSAPRLLPAGFLRAGRGLPTVVGLRGLASAAFAGAEVVIPLMLSRERGLSPTAAGMVLTVGALSWAAGSWLQGRLPAPGSAPRDGRRWPPAPRSAATLVRAGLACVAAGTVVVAFVVRPEVPVPVGVLGWAVAGFGMGMLYPSLSTLTLELSAPGEQGRNSSSLQLCDSLFAATVLALVGAVLAIGSAPGPGSYTVTLVLAAGLAAVGVLLSGRVLPARVGAGVA
- a CDS encoding cation-translocating P-type ATPase — translated: MSLLGRLPGRLLSVAVPHLVGEVSRAVPHLVGDASRTVGSTATRLARASGLAKRRVWSRDGRHHIEVHGVCQQGGDQLARQVEAALERLPGVAWARVNAPSGRVVVAVEPPEPRLRDLIATVARTEQTCEHEPNPEIPPPHPPEEGPRTPRTLGGLASDALGLTISAAMRILPLTPVPGEVAGLLGAVDLHPKLHALADRGLRADPRADVLFPLAEAVVQGLTGGWAGIVLDGAQRVVQWGEARAQLAAWAKAEPRLTGDPERAVARAPTATRVVPKPDGPVERYATRILPAGAAAGAAAIPVVGPKRAASVALSSLPKAPGSGREGYAAQLGRMLARRGVIAMDRRVLRELDRIDTVVLDAAVLGSERDVLADLAPLAGADTGQVAARAFALFDPDAPDRMHRADGWQLGPLDEIDAADPGDTPDSRRLRAGDGPLLGLAEDDTLVALLRVAPEPAPGVDALPAAARRAGLRLVVAGDDDGRYGFADAVLPGGPRLAETVRQLQREGGVVMLLSADRAALGASDCGLGLADPEDLPPWGAHLLVGADLRIPALIIEAAGVARRMTAQNIRLSMAGTGLGALNAFISPPHLLPGRTLAAVNGAAALSFLHGVWRAGRLSDHAEGPAPAVTAWHLMPADAVLSQLGSDPDGLSSAEAERRHGGDAAAAPGPAGLLRAFLDELANPLTPVLAAGAVLSASFGSLVDAALVGGVVTGSALVGAVHQRNTERSLAELLSRSAVTALVRRDGQERTVAAEDLVPGDVVVLGPGDAVPADCRVLTADGLEADESSLTGESLPVGKNSEPVVAAAVADRHSMVYEGTTIAAGHGTAVVVATGAQTEAGRSLAMARQAPPAGGVEARLGRLTNAAIPLAAGSAVAVAGAGLLRGVPLSETAATAANLAVASVPEGLPFLVSAAQLAAARRLAEHGALVRNPRTIEALGRVDVLCFDKTGTLTEGQLRLAGVGDATGTRCTGPEELHGSPRLTLAAALRATPEADDPDELPQHTDRAVRRGALAAGVDEQAGADGWRAVGGLPFEPSRGYHATIGRTRDGLLLSVKGAPETVVPRCAARRRVDGGDEPLDDAGRDELHRMLADRAGAGHRILAVAERPVGGEAVTDDEVDGLVFVGLLALADGVRQSAAPAVRRIRQAGVHTIMITGDHPATAEAIAATISPDDGQRVVTATELDRLDDDALAERLARTDVVARCTPAHKVRIIQALQKVGRTVAMTGDGANDAPAIRLADVGIALGQRGTPAARAAADLVVTDDRLETIIATLVEGRAMWSSVRHALSILVGGNLGEIAFSVLSAAATGRSALTGRQLLLVNLLTDLAPALAIAVRPPASDHADHLLREGPDTSLGETLIREIGLRAASTTLGATAGWTLARYTGGTPRRAGTIALASLVGTQLGQTVLAGGTSPAVLASTAASIGVLVAVVQTPGVSQFFGCTPLGPVGWGIATGSALGATFANGALTRLLERLPQSGSGPADGTGTAPPGPPHAPADPG
- a CDS encoding GntR family transcriptional regulator, coding for MEFDPDASIEHGAPLPPYRQLAGILAARIGRGDWQPNRSIPSELRLVQEYGVARATVRRAVAVLVDQGVLFVVPQRGTFVKP
- a CDS encoding L-threonylcarbamoyladenylate synthase, which translates into the protein MPVDGGIAEAASVLRAGGLVAFPTETVYGLGANALDARAAARIFEAKQRPSFDPLITHLADAADLTPLVGAVPPAVAELAARFWPGPLTLIVDRPAAIPPIVTSGLETMAVRVPDEPSARALIAAAGVPVAAPSANRFGQLSPTRAEHVVAGLGAAVDVVLDGGPTRCGIESTIVDAREGQPVVLRLGALPVEALVEAVGPVTVRPGSSGQPVAPGTLAAHYAPRTPLRVVAGAESAAGGGGRRGLLAFRERPVGGAWAAVEVLSPEGDLTVAAARLFDALHRLDAAGVTEIVAERVPDVGVGRAVNDRLGRAAATWHQD
- a CDS encoding MBL fold metallo-hydrolase, translated to MTEQPSVTFIGTATTVLRLGGFTLLTDPNFLHRGQRAYLGKGLWSRRRTDPALGIAQLPALDAVVLSHLHGDHFDRVARRELDRELPIVTTPSAERKLRRWGFRAAEGLPTWRTREMRRDGETLRLTSMPGRHGPGIIDWLLPDVMGTMIDLERPGCPGFRLYVTGDTLNRPMLAEIPRRYPDIDAMLVHLGGTRIAGILLTMDARQGADLTELIRPRLTLPIHYDDYPVFRSPLGHFLAEIRRRGFGDRVRAIARGETVALAPPVVGDIDRLNPPAEVHVRRHP